DNA from Plasmodium yoelii strain 17X genome assembly, chromosome: 13:
aatttatgaaaataaaaaaaagaaattgtTATCTTGTTAATTTAGATAGTGCAAATGaagaatattattatgagaaaaagaaaaaagctATAAATACAACTTCaaatattgaaaaagaactaaatgattattataatacaatatatgaTATAGATATACGAAATTATGTAGAAGTAGATAGTTTAATGGAAAATGAAATGTTAGGACCAAATTGTGCATTATTAAAAAGTAttgaattattatatgaaaatagtaatttattagaagatgaattaaataattatgatgatgatgataattattttataattgatACTCCTGGACAAATCGAattatatacacatacagattattttaaaaaaattttagatatttttacatatcaaaatataaaattaattgtaGTCTTTTTGATagatatttcttttattagctcaaatacaaaattattatcagcATATTTGACAAGTTTATCAACAATGATCAATTTTGAATTACCACACATTAACATATTAACAAAATGTGATCTTTTAATAagcaaaaattattatcaagaatttaaaaaatttaaatataataataattttttttttcaaaaaaagttatatagaaaaattaataaaaaattaaaaaaaattaaaaatagccaaaaaaaaagagacgGATTTGATGAtgatcataataataatgatgaaaattatGATGATTCATTTTTCAAAGAACttgaatatattaataatactgATGAACTTTCCTTTAAAGAAGAATATATTTGGGGTTCAGATTATACAAGTAGAAGTGGTTCTAGTATTTCATATGCATCTTTATCAGATGGAAAAAgtaaatatgataataatttatcaGAAAATTATAGTAGTGATGTTTCTGATGaaattgaagaaaaaatttacaaaaaaaattatgacaaattaaatgatatattatCACTTGATCCTCatgatattattataacagCAAGTAAATGTATgtctaaaaaatattataaattaaattcaGCTTTT
Protein-coding regions in this window:
- a CDS encoding GPN-loop GTPase, putative; translated protein: MKYGQVVVGPAGSGKTNYCKLMKEFMKIKKRNCYLVNLDSANEEYYYEKKKKAINTTSNIEKELNDYYNTIYDIDIRNYVEVDSLMENEMLGPNCALLKSIELLYENSNLLEDELNNYDDDDNYFIIDTPGQIELYTHTDYFKKILDIFTYQNIKLIVVFLIDISFISSNTKLLSAYLTSLSTMINFELPHINILTKCDLLISKNYYQEFKKFKYNNNFFFQKKLYRKINKKLKKIKNSQKKRDGFDDDHNNNDENYDDSFFKELEYINNTDELSFKEEYIWGSDYTSRSGSSISYASLSDGKSKYDNNLSENYSSDVSDEIEEKIYKKNYDKLNDILSLDPHDIIITASKCMSKKYYKLNSAFANIIEDFNLVSFIPLNIYDDDNVDFIINSIDVIIQYGEDKDVNDNYDM